GCGGGTCGAACGCGGTCCTGCGCCGCGAGGCGCTCATGGCGCTGGGTCTCACCCGGTTCTCCCGGGACGCGCGCGGCGCCATGAGAGCCGCGCTCCGGTCGGGGAGGTCACGGCTCCAGGACCTCCTGAGCCAGCTCGCGGTGCGCGAGCCCGCGGCGATGCCCGTGGCCGAGCAGGCCCTGGCCGCGGTGCGCCGCGCCGAGGGGCAGTTCCGGCGCGGCGACGTCCTGACCGAGATCACCGGCGAGCTGCGCGCCGCCTTCACCGCGGCGCTCGCCCTCGCGCCCGAGGCGTCCGAGGCGCCCGAGGCGTCCGGGGCGTCCGGCGCGACGGCGGCATTGGGGGTGCCCGCCGAGCTCGGGAGCGCGGTGCCTCCCAGCGGGCCGGCCAGCCCGGCGGGAGGCACCGCGCTCCCGGGCGACGTCGCGGGCGAGCTGCTCGCCGAGCTCGACGAGGTCCTCGAGCTGGTCGACGTGGCTCGCACGGACCAGGCCCTGACGATCAACCCGCTCGACACGACCACCATCACCGAGGACATGGCCACGGCCATGCACCTGCACGCGATGGGGTGGACGAGCGTCTACCACCACGAGGTGCTCGTGCGCGGGCTCGCCCCGGACGACGTCGGCACCGCGCTCTCGCAGCGTCTGCGCTGGGCGACCGGCTCGATGCAGGTGTTCTTCCGCGACAACCCGCTCCTGGTCCGAGGGCTCACGCTCGCCCAGAGGCTCATGTACCTGGGCACCATGACGAGCTATCTGAGCGGGTTCGCGGCCCTGGTCTACCTGTCGGCCCCCGTGCTGTTCCTGACGGTCGGGGTCTTCCCGCTGCACGCCGACCCGCGTCTCTTCTTCCTCCACTTCGTCCCGTTCTTCGTGGCCTGCCAGCTGCTCTTCCAGCTCTCGGGCCGGGGCAGCCGGGGCCTGTGGCGTGGACAGCAGATGTCGTTCGCCCTGTTCCCGACGTGGATCGCCGCCACGCTCTCCGGGGCGTCGGCCGTGTTCCTCGGCCGGCACGTCGCGTTCTCGGTCACGTCCAAGACCCGGCAGACGACGGGCACGGGCTACCGGCACGTGCTGCCGCAGGTCGCGGCCACGGTCGTGCTGCTCGCGGCCTCGGCGATCGGCGTCGCCCGGATGCTC
This region of Oerskovia jenensis genomic DNA includes:
- a CDS encoding glycosyltransferase family 2 protein, translating into MGSSRLAAVRLLAVVAVAFGLVYIGWRWTGTVAWDAWWIAVPLVLAETYSLGETVLYALTMWNAKRRAPAPPAPRGLSVDVFVTTYNEPVDLVLRTAIAARDMTYPHATWILDDGNRPELEVAASRVGIGYITRGPEWEGRPRFAKAGNVNNALFRTSGDLVAILDADQVPEPRFLDRVLGYFEDEEVAFVQTPQHFWNVPPSDPLGTQAELFYGPIQQGKDGWGAAFFCGSNAVLRREALMALGLTRFSRDARGAMRAALRSGRSRLQDLLSQLAVREPAAMPVAEQALAAVRRAEGQFRRGDVLTEITGELRAAFTAALALAPEASEAPEASGASGATAALGVPAELGSAVPPSGPASPAGGTALPGDVAGELLAELDEVLELVDVARTDQALTINPLDTTTITEDMATAMHLHAMGWTSVYHHEVLVRGLAPDDVGTALSQRLRWATGSMQVFFRDNPLLVRGLTLAQRLMYLGTMTSYLSGFAALVYLSAPVLFLTVGVFPLHADPRLFFLHFVPFFVACQLLFQLSGRGSRGLWRGQQMSFALFPTWIAATLSGASAVFLGRHVAFSVTSKTRQTTGTGYRHVLPQVAATVVLLAASAIGVARMLAGEAPASATYLTLGWVAVDLALLSAALRAARYTGPGDSVTDPVPPSVALLAAQAVGDSLDRPGGTDDTSPTAFEPTAVPLDLTVRHVPRSSPWPPSSAHPSSP